The DNA region CATCCGGTTCGATTTTTTTTACAATGCCTTCAATCTTCTCATTTAATTCAGTGCGGTTTACTTTCGGACTTATTTCCATTGTTAGTTTCTTCGAAACAAAATCTACTGCAGCAAACTCCACTCCTTCTAAACCGCTTATTTCTTTTTCCATTTTAGCTGCACAATTCGCGCATCCAAGTCCTTCAAGCATTACTATGCTTTTGTTCACCTTTTTCTTCTCTGCATCAACTATTTTAACATCCGGCTCAAGTTTACTAACAATGGATGTTACTTCTCCAAGAATTTTACCAAATTCCTTTTTATCGACCGCTTCAATTGTCAGCTTCTTAGATACAAAATCAACGGTCGCACTATTTACTCCTTCGAGGCTTTGTGTTTGAGCTTCAATCTTTGCAGCACAATTCGCGCAGTCAAGTCCTTCAAGTATTAATACTTTTTTATTGCTCTTGTTAACGGATTTTTCTTTCACTACCACATCCGGTTCGTGCTTGTGCACTATGGTTTCAACTTGCTGTAGTGTATTCTTATACTCTTGCTCTGATTCAGTTTCTAAAGTCAATGTCTTGTTCATGAAGTTCATATAGGCTTTGACTCCATTTAATTTATTAACCTCATCTTCAATTTTAGCTGCACAATTTGCACAATCTAAACCTTCTAAAATTACTTCCTTCTTTAACATTACTGGCCCTCCTTTACTTTCTTTCTTCTAAAATATGAATTAATCCCTGGTCAAATATTTGCTTTACGTGTTCATCTTCAAGGGAGTAGAATACAATCTTTCCTTCTCTTCTGCTCTTTACTAGTTCAGCCTGCTTTAAGACTCTTAGCTGATGTGAAATTGCTGATTGGGTCATATTTAATAAGAATGCAATATCGCAAACGCACATCTCTGCTTCATCTAACGCCCAGAGTATTTTAATTCTTGTTGAATCCCCAAAGACCTTAAATAGCTCCGCAAGATCATATAGGTTTTCTTCTTGAGGCATTTTTTCTCGAACTTGATTAACAGTATCCTCATGTATAACATCACAGTCGCATCTTTCAGCTGGTTGAATTTTCCTTGCCACATTACCACCTCCAATATTTCAATTGTATACTTGAACAGTTATTCATATGTTTTATTTTACTACCACAATAATAAGATGTCAATAGATACTTGAACAGTTATTCAAGTGAACGAGCAATATATTGTCTATTTATACTTGATGAGGGTTTTAACGATTAAAACACCGCCAGATAAAGGATAATTCTCATCTATTGGCGGTTAGTTATATGCATTATATTTCTACATCAATTTCAGCGCTGGGCCTGAACTCAACAGTCATTATCATCTAAGACTGTTAACTTCTCAATAAGCCGTCTCACCAATAGATCATCATATTCTGCGAGTTGACATGACTGCGTTTTCAACCAATGCATTTTGCCTCAGTTCACGCAAGCGGTATATCTCATCAGCCACTTCGTTATAGTGTTGTATCGATTACTCGTCAATTTGGATTTCAATTCCAGACTTAAATTCCACAATGAAATAGTCATCATAAACCGTTATCTTTTCCAAGAGAGTCCTTACATAATCTTCTTCATATTCAGTCAACTCGCAAGGCAGATCGTTAAGGAAACGCATCATCTCATCGAGTCGTGTTCTCAGATCCTGTCGGGATGCCTGCTCATTTTGAAGGGCCTGCTTCTCATCACGCAGCCTTCTAATCTCCATACCAAGCTCATCACCGGTATTCTTAGAATTAACGGTTGCCAATAGCTCAGATGCTTGACCAGTTACCTCACTCTTGATGAGATCCAGTTCTTTTTCCGTTAAGTCATCATTAAGTGTAAAAACTGCAACCCCCATCAGTTCACCGCCTACTTCTTCAACTGTGAACTCATATTTTGAAACCTTTGCGTTCAAGCTGTCACGTTCGCTATAGTATTTCATCATCCCCCTTTGTTCCTCGCCTGGCAATCTGCGTTTTTCAATTGCTTTTAGGATTTCCTCTTCGTATTTAGTGAGCTCATGCGAAGAGATTTCTTCAGAATCATATGATTTTTCCATGTAGCCATAGTCATTTTCAACATCATAAGTGACGGCTATCAGAGGCATATAGAGCTTCATTTGATGAACTCTGTCAGTGTTTTGAATTGTCATACCGAGATTCTCTAGTAGAACATCCTGCAGTTTCATACTCGAACCATAAAAAGTAATGTAACCGTTATGGGTCATAGCGCCACATTCATTATTCATTCTTTGCTCGCCATACCTTTTAAAATCAATGTAATCTTCAAGATTTTCATCGTATTCAAAATGGCCGGAGTCACATATCATAAATCGCCCATACTCTTCTGCACTTCTAATACCATCAAACAATTGAAATTCATGCATATGATCTAGTAAAGCGTTTATTTCATACAGGTTTCTTGGTCTGATGTACGCCATTAACTTTTCAAAATATTGAGATTCATGACCACCCATCTCTTTAAAGCGCTTTGAAAAATCATTTAGCCTGTTTACCTTGGCCGCCATCGATTCATCATTGCTAATGAACTCAATCAACCTATTAGGTAACATATCGCTTTCAAAGGAAAGTTTACATTCTTCGATGTCCTTAACTTCTAATCGAATCAACGCCTTTTCAATAGAGCTAGAAGGGCACGGCATGTAAATGAACTCCTGATCTCCATGAGCTTCAAAACATAATGTAGCTATTTCACTTTGCCAGTAATAACAAGGAAAGTGCCTGCCATCATAAACCTGTTCAGGTTGATTTCTATTTTGATAAAGGACTCCATAAGGTGTTACAACTTTCATTGGACTGAATTTCATAAGTTCATCAACCACGGCTCTTCCATCGATTGCTTCAAGTTCTTTTGTAGTCGCAGCACCGACCTCATTGAGATATACATCCCTTCCCACCGCATTCAGATTGCTAAAATCACTGATGACACTATAACAATGGGCATTTGTTGAAACAATTATTCCAAGCTCCTCGCAGATTTTACTAAACTTTTCTTCTGCAACGGGAAACCAAGCTTCTATAGATTTCTCATCGATGTTGTTTGATTTCTTAATTGTAATGTACATTTCGTATCCCTCCATTTCATTTTGTGACAATAAAAAAACCACATCCTACATTTTGATTTTGTAGAAGGTGGCTTAAGTGAACTTTACTTGGAGCGCTGTCGCTGAATATTTCGCTCTGAGAGAGCATAGTGTACGCAGTTGACTGAGCCACCCTCACGCTCAGAATGAGCCAGTCTGTTAGTGGCAGAGCCACCGCTCTTTTGAGCGGCAGCTCATGTATTTATTCTTTTATTCCATATCGTTCCCTCATTGAAGTTTTACCATCAATGAATATTTTATAGGAGTCATGTACGATACGATCAAGTATTGCGTCTGCTAGGGTGCCTTCACCAATCTTCTCGTGCCATCCACCAGGTGAGAATTGTGAACAAAAGATTGTCGAATTTATTTGGTGACGTGATTCAATTAGTTCTAGTAAATCTCTTGCCTCATTACCTCTAAGAGGTACAAGTAACCATTCGTCTAGAATTAGAAGATTAACTTTTTTGTATTGATTAAGCACCTTTTGAAAGATACCCTCTCCACGAGCTACAGTGAGTTCGTCAAGAAGTTCAGGTAACCTTACATATCTTACGGTATAGTAGTTTCGACAGGCGGCTATACCAAAGGCACAGCTCAAATAGGATTTACCGTTTCCAGAAGCACCCATGATAATAATGTTGTGGTGATCTGCTATGTAATTGCACGACCCTAATCTTATAATCTGTCCACGGTCAAGTTTTCTGTCTTCATGGTACTGGACATCCTCAATACAGGCATTGTGGAATCTAAATCCAGCCTTTTTCATAAGTCTTGCTAGTTTATTGTTCTTTCTTCTCGACCACTCTAAATCAACAATCATACCAAATCTTTCTTCGAAGGAGAGATGATCATAAGATGTATCATGAAGTTGATTTGTATAGTTGTCCGCCATAGCATTAAGACGCATTTCATTTAACTTGTTGATGGTTGAATTATTAAGCATTAGTTATCCCTCCCATAGTAGTCAGCACCTCTAGTGAATCCATAATCAGAGGATTCGTCGCTGGAAGGGATAAATGGTTCTTCGACGATTTTGTCAGCACCTGTTTTAAGGATCGTCTGAACACTTTTGTAATTAGGCTTGGGTGTATAGGTTAATGCTTTTGCACAGGCAGCTTCTAACCGTATCACCGAGTATTTGTCAGCTGATTTTAGTAGCGCCATGCACGCTCTATAGGTTTGCTGCTCAAGACGCCTTGATGATAATATCGCTTTAATCACAACTTCAGTATTTGGTCCAATGTCTTTAGCCCAAGAAATAAACCGATCAGCATTCCATTCATTGTATTGCTTATGATTTTCGGGCATATGTTCTGGCAGGGTATGATACTGTCCCGGACGACCATGTAACCTTATATGTGAAGCGATGCGATGGGTTTTGTAAAAGACTTCAATAATGTTTTTTGTAACTCGAACATCTACTTTATTTTTGATATATTCATAGGGAACAGAGTAATGCATTTTATCTACACTTATGTGATAATTAAACTGTACAGTTGCTATTTTCCAGGTAGACAGCTCGTACTGGGTTGCAGGTAAAGGTATAAGTGTATGTTTCTCTTCAGAGTCAAAGACACTTCTTCTGCAGCCCTCTTTCTTTTGAAAAGGCTTTTGATTGAACTCTTCAAGTTTATCTTTGATGACTGTGTTAAGTTCATACAAGGTAAAGAACTGTTGTTTTCTAATAGCAGCAATAATCCAGGTAGAAATAACGCCAACAGTACCTTCAGCAGTAGGCTTATCTTTTGGTTTTCTGACTCTGGCGGGAATGACAACTGTTTCATAATGTTCAGCCATCTCGTGGTAGGTCTTATTAATGATTGGTGTATACCACGAAATGCTATCAACACCTGTCTTAAGGTTGTCAGGAACTAGTATTTTAGTGACACCACCAAAATACTTAAATGCATTGACATGTGCTGTAATCCAGCTTTCCATTTCCATAGATAGAAACGCCTCTACATAGGCATATGAGCTATATGGTAATGATGCTACAAACACATACGCTTTAATGATTTCACCAGTTGTATTATCGATGATAGAGGCTGTTTTGCCAGCCCAATCGACTTCCAACTTCTCGCCGGGTTTGTTGTGTATCCTCATCGTTGCTTTTGTCTTACTGGCATAGCTACGATACATTTTACAAAACTGAGTGTACATGAAAGGAATTTCTCGATTAATTCGACATTCCTCATTGTACTCATGCCACAGAAGACTAAGCGTTACACCTGATTTTGCCAGTTCCTTATGAATGTAATCATAGTCTGGTGCTTTACGATCAGAAGTGGCAATCCTTTCAGGGAAGTAGAGCTTTTCGAGCTCGGCATTGGATAAGTCCTTTTGCAAGGGCCATGATAAATCATGTTCCTGCGCCTTGTGAAGTGAGTTAGATACAGTGTTCCTTGAGCATTCAAGACTGGCAGCAATTCCGCGTCCGCTGATGCCAAGACTATGAAGCCTTAGGATTTCTTTGTGGTTGGTCATATAGTTGACCTCCTCGAGTTATTTACACGAATAATGTGCATATACTCATTCTATCCTAATGGCTCTGCTTGCGTCACTGTGGCTCATTCTTAGCGTAGGGGTGGCTCATTTAGTGCGTACCCTTGGCTCAAGTTTAAAATATTATTCAGTCGCTCCGTATTTGGCGATGAGTATTGAATGAATGATTGCTTTAAATGCCTGATCACCTATTAAAAACTTGTCAGCGATTTCATCCATTCTGATATATTCTCTTGCCGTATAGATGGTCTTTGCCATTTGATAGATGGCATAGCCATCAGTGTTGATGCCGCTTAAATTCATTTTCTTAAAATCAAAACTATCAGTATAAACATGATCCTTAGCTGCAGACCAGAGTTTATCATCAGCAGAAAATAGAAATAAAACGGCCAGATGGATTGAACTTCTATTTTCAACTGGAATCTCTTGTAGGCGACAGACAGAACCGAATCTCCCTCTGTGTGATTGGCTTATGAAAAAATCACCTGCGCAGTTTCTAATCAAATACTCAAGACGACTTTGAAGCCGGTGCGACTTACACTCATGAAAGCAACTTGAAATGAATCGATCATAGGATGCACCTCTACCATTACTTTTCAGACATCCAATATCTAAATCAAATCTAAATTGCTCTGGTAAGGTTGGCAAGACCTCTTCTTCTTTTTCTTGTGCATCTATCTTTCCAAATCCGTGTACCACAATTATTCCTCTACCCCTTGGTGAGAAATTTGGAACCAACATCATCAACTGCTCTAGCTCTTGAAGTTCTGAATCATTCATAAAATACTTTGACATCTTTTTTCCCTCTCTTTCTGGATTTTGAACATAAAAAAAGAGGCAATGCTCATTGGTCTCTTCTAATTGACCAGTAAACTTTGCCTCATAATTATTCATTACTTAAATATTCATTTGTGTTATCAAAACTAATGCAAAACCATCGGTTTTTTCGATTTTAACCAATGTCATCTATATTTTAGCCCTTTTTTAGGGGTCAAAAAAGGTCATTTTTTCGTCTGTTTTTTGCCCAAAATTCAGACCAAAACCACTATATGTTGTGGTCAAACTCTACTATTTATCGCTAGAACCACTACGCGTCATCAGAATTATCGCTTCTACGTGGCGGGTATAGGGCTTAAGAATATATGAGACGGATGGGGTATGGTGGGTAAGAATACTTGTCCTGTTAACTAAAATTATTTTTTTCAATAACCAACTTTCTTCTATATGCTTTTATTTCTTTTATATAACAATCTAACGCCGATATTTCAGTGATGTTAAACTGTCTTTTTAGGCGATCATATTCAATCTTTAATTTATACATCTCCAAATCAAGAATCTGAATTCCTTTAATAATGATTGAAGATTTCATTCTTCTACTTTCAGCTTCAACTTTTACAAGCTCTACATAACTCTCATGAATCAAATCTGCAAGTCGATTATATTCTTTTTCTTTACAAAGATGAACAATATCCTTTGTCATCTCCACTACATCATTTGAAATAGTCATATATTACTCCATCGTATTAAGAATGTCTGAAATAACTTTTGTAAATTCTTCACCAGTCAGATTAGAGGATCCATTTTTATTATAAGTATAAAAATCTCTTAATAAATCCTGTACAACTCTCATCTTATCCACTGTATTTTTAGTATCAACATTTTTTCTTAACACATATGCTTCTGCTTCTGTAATAAGCATCTTTCTATCTTCAGCCATTTTTGCAAGTATGGCGTC from Petrocella atlantisensis includes:
- a CDS encoding ArsR/SmtB family transcription factor, which produces MARKIQPAERCDCDVIHEDTVNQVREKMPQEENLYDLAELFKVFGDSTRIKILWALDEAEMCVCDIAFLLNMTQSAISHQLRVLKQAELVKSRREGKIVFYSLEDEHVKQIFDQGLIHILEERK
- the istA gene encoding IS21 family transposase: MTNHKEILRLHSLGISGRGIAASLECSRNTVSNSLHKAQEHDLSWPLQKDLSNAELEKLYFPERIATSDRKAPDYDYIHKELAKSGVTLSLLWHEYNEECRINREIPFMYTQFCKMYRSYASKTKATMRIHNKPGEKLEVDWAGKTASIIDNTTGEIIKAYVFVASLPYSSYAYVEAFLSMEMESWITAHVNAFKYFGGVTKILVPDNLKTGVDSISWYTPIINKTYHEMAEHYETVVIPARVRKPKDKPTAEGTVGVISTWIIAAIRKQQFFTLYELNTVIKDKLEEFNQKPFQKKEGCRRSVFDSEEKHTLIPLPATQYELSTWKIATVQFNYHISVDKMHYSVPYEYIKNKVDVRVTKNIIEVFYKTHRIASHIRLHGRPGQYHTLPEHMPENHKQYNEWNADRFISWAKDIGPNTEVVIKAILSSRRLEQQTYRACMALLKSADKYSVIRLEAACAKALTYTPKPNYKSVQTILKTGADKIVEEPFIPSSDESSDYGFTRGADYYGRDN
- a CDS encoding antirestriction protein ArdA encodes the protein MYITIKKSNNIDEKSIEAWFPVAEEKFSKICEELGIIVSTNAHCYSVISDFSNLNAVGRDVYLNEVGAATTKELEAIDGRAVVDELMKFSPMKVVTPYGVLYQNRNQPEQVYDGRHFPCYYWQSEIATLCFEAHGDQEFIYMPCPSSSIEKALIRLEVKDIEECKLSFESDMLPNRLIEFISNDESMAAKVNRLNDFSKRFKEMGGHESQYFEKLMAYIRPRNLYEINALLDHMHEFQLFDGIRSAEEYGRFMICDSGHFEYDENLEDYIDFKRYGEQRMNNECGAMTHNGYITFYGSSMKLQDVLLENLGMTIQNTDRVHQMKLYMPLIAVTYDVENDYGYMEKSYDSEEISSHELTKYEEEILKAIEKRRLPGEEQRGMMKYYSERDSLNAKVSKYEFTVEEVGGELMGVAVFTLNDDLTEKELDLIKSEVTGQASELLATVNSKNTGDELGMEIRRLRDEKQALQNEQASRQDLRTRLDEMMRFLNDLPCELTEYEEDYVRTLLEKITVYDDYFIVEFKSGIEIQIDE
- the istB gene encoding IS21-like element helper ATPase IstB produces the protein MLNNSTINKLNEMRLNAMADNYTNQLHDTSYDHLSFEERFGMIVDLEWSRRKNNKLARLMKKAGFRFHNACIEDVQYHEDRKLDRGQIIRLGSCNYIADHHNIIIMGASGNGKSYLSCAFGIAACRNYYTVRYVRLPELLDELTVARGEGIFQKVLNQYKKVNLLILDEWLLVPLRGNEARDLLELIESRHQINSTIFCSQFSPGGWHEKIGEGTLADAILDRIVHDSYKIFIDGKTSMRERYGIKE